The Aricia agestis chromosome 3, ilAriAges1.1, whole genome shotgun sequence genome includes the window CACAGGGATCTCAGATAGAGTTGCATTACTAAACATAGCCGTAAATGGTAAAAAAATGACACTTATCCAGGTGTATGCTCCAACTGAAACAGCAAGTGATAGCGACATTGAACTATTTTATGAGAACTTGTACAGAGCTATGGAAATCTCatataatactttaataatcatgGGCGACTTTAACGCAAAAATAGGTAAACCTAGAGTCGAcgaatatttaataatgaagCCAAATGGTTACGGAGAAAGAAATCCAAGAGGCCAAAGACTGGTAAACTTTGCTCTCGAGAACAAAATGGCAATtatcaatacatattttataaaaaaaccaaaaCAGAGGTGGACATGGCGCTCACCAGACGGAAAATATAAAAACGAAATCGATTATATCCTGACAAACAAACCTAGCATCGTTCAAAACTCTGAAGTACTAAACCTAAATTATTCATCGGATCACAGGCCTGTTAGAGCAACCATAATTCTATCTCAACAAAAAAAGAGCCGCTCTAGTTTTAATAACACTCAGAACTCTACATTAAATACCTTGCAGGGGATAACAGAATACAAAGAGTGTATTAAAACCTACTTAAAAAACTCACTAGATCGACAAGAAAATATCCCTATTCAAACGTGTTATGACCTCATACAAAATGCTATCACTCAAAGCCTCCAGTCCGCTCGGCCACcggaagaaaataaacataaaagacACAAAATACTATCAGATAATACTCTAGCGCTAATGGAAAGAAGGCACATACTTCAAAATACTAAACATAAGACAAGATCAATGAAAAATGAGCTTACAGCACTATACAAACTAGTTAGCAAACGAATTAAACACGACTACACAAAGTACAGATTGGAAAATATCAAGAAACACCTCTCCCAGACAGGAAGCTCTAGGAAAGCCTTTAAAGAGCTGAAAACTAGTAAAAATTGGATAGACGGACTGAAAAGCGGGGGTAGAGTGCTAAACAGTCGCAGAGATGTTATTAAAATTGCAACAGACTTCTACAAAGAACTCTACAGCGCCCAAGAACGCGTTATCTACGATGCGGACGACATTGACTGGTCTAGCGCGTATTCTAAAGAAATCACACCATTTCATATAACAGAGACTATTCAAGCGATAGAGAAATTAAAATCGGACAAATGCCCAGGCTCGGATAATATAACCAACATAGCAATAAAAACGGCCAAATCGGTACTTGCTCTACCCCTCACTAACCTTTTCAACAGAATTTTGGAGAGTTCTCAAATTCCATCACAATGGTCGGTATCAAATATAATTCTTATCTATAAAAAAGGAGACCCCTACGACATAGCAAATTATCGACCTATAAGCCTACTCCCTTGCTTATACAAGCTGTTCTCTTCTCTACTCAACCAAAGAATAAGCGCTACCCTTGAAAGTGAACAACCGGTGGAACAGGCAGGTTTTAGAAAAAGTTTTTCTACTATCGACCACATACACACCCTGGagcaaataattgaaaaataccAAGAGAGACAGAGAACTCTATATGTAGCTTTTATTGACTacaaaaaagcttttgacacagtTTCACATAGAAGTATCTGGAAAGCGCTGATAGAGCAAGGAGTAGAGGTAGGATacataaatgttataaaaagttTATATGACAACAACATTGGCAGAGTAAAACTGGACAGAGTCGGTCAGAATTTCCCCATAAAGCGCGGCGTAAGACAAGGCGATCCGATCTCTCCCAAATTGTTCATATCCATCCTAGAATCGATCATAAGAAAATTGGATTGGAAAACTACAGGACTCTATATAGACGGAAAATACCTAAGCCACCTTCGCTTTGCCGACGACTTGGCTCTTCTATCTGAGTCAGTATCTGAACTACAGGGCATGATAGAATCTCTTAATGTAGTGGGTAGAGAGGTGGGTTTAGAGATGAATTTATCCAAAACAATGATCATGACTAATAGCTtggagaaaataataaaaatagacaACGAAGCACTCAAGTACACaaataaatatgtttacttAGGAAAACAGATCAGTTTCGGAAAAGACAGCAACTATTCAGAAATAGAGCGACGTATTCAACTGACCTGGAATAAATACTGGAGTCTCAAAGAGATTTTCAAAAGTAACTTACCTGTtagcataaaaacaaaaaccatGACGAGCTGCCTGCTACCGTGTCTAACTTACGGTTGCCAGACATGGAAATACACAGCTAAAGtaaagagaaaaattattacatgcCAACGAGGCATGGAAAGAAGCATGTTAAAGATAAgaagaattgaaaaaattagACATACAAAAATAAGAGAGGAAACAAAAGCAACGGATGCTTTGTGCTACGCtcataaattaaaatggaaGTGGGCCGGCCATGTAGCCAGATTGTCGGATGAACGTTGGACCATAAGAGTGACACGATGGAATGGCCCGCTCGGTAAGCGTAACAGAGGCAGACCGCTTAAAAGATGGGCAGACGATATAAAATCTATAGCCGGGCCACGATGGACAAACATAGCCCAAGATAGAGAAAAGTGGGCATCtctggaggaggccttcacccGCGGAGGGGTTCTGGATGattaataattagtttaattcctacatatttagtttttttattcttaGTGTAATAATCGTCTATGaaataaaggcttttttattttatttatttattaatgttaaaaaataggTAGGTAAAAgtaaaaggaactaaacgcacTTGCGTGTCTCAGGTGCAGCAGATCAATGTGACGACGCACTACCGGCTCCAGATGATGCGGCACAAGGAGCACAGCTACTACTGGATCAACGGCAGCGCCAAAGTAAGCAGTTAttcttcaattcaattcaatttctttatttgcaaTTTGCAAAGTGTGTGTCAGTAAAGATGTTAATAGAGTTGACTGTGCCATCACATCTTCAATAGGATGTTTCACATTTCCCATTCGACGTTCGAATTGTAAAAGTTACCACACGGTAATTAGCCAAACACGTCAAATATGGCAAGAGTTCATTGGATCTTGTTCATGGAAGTTATTGAATTCGGGTGGAATATACTAGCATTGTGAATTGAGCCCAACTGGTCACGGAAAATATAGTATTGTTATAGggactactataatattattactattactactattattatttatataatattactaccaCTATCCTATGACAAAGGATACTGAAAATACCTACTATTTGTATAACATCGAATTTGAACCAGTAAGTTCTTACCGGAAAATGTCCCAATCTTAGTAGCTaaccttaaaaattaatttcagaaCATTGGCGGCATTGCGCGTTGTATTGTTAGTTATTATATGGTGCTCCCACACCgcagttagaaaatgtttagtaacaTTAGCAAAtcacaaatgttaaaaaatttaaaaatgtcatgTTCATGTTAGAAAATGTTAAGTAAACGTAAGTTAACAAATTAATTATAGcaaaacaaattataacaaaataaagcataatattgtgttacCTTTTGTTTGTAAACCTTTTATATATAGACGACAGGGTATGCAGTGAGCCAATACcagatttaaatgttataaaatgttagtaaacattattaaacattttcTATTAGTGTAGGAGCACTTATAACATGTGACAGTTTCtaacaaaatgtaacaattgacaacatttgttagtaaatgtttttatgttagaaaatgtttacaaacattttctaacggcgGTGTGGGAGCACCATTAATTAGTAATGCtgtaataattttgtaactttCAGTGGCATGAGTGCATTAAAATTCACAGGAAGGACATACAACATTCAGAACAAAATTATTACATAGCTGAAAGTCACTGTCTCAAATCTACCAACGCGAACGAGGGAAAGAAAAGACACGCAGTTTACCAAGTAGAGAAAGAGGTACATacgtaaaattttaatttaagggCCACACACATgtaccatattattattctgttgcgtttttaaacattatttagaACTTACTagacttactagatgacgcccggaaCTCCATTTCGCCAAAAGTTGTTTATCACGCTccaaccatacatttttcttacAACAAAACTATcctgtccttttccgggacagGTTCAGCGGTGCGTCTtaagcgtgaagatgtaacaaacagacagacagatacactttcgcatttaaacacatttcaaaatatttgtacGGATTAGCAACATTGTTCAAGTAAAGTAGGaaacaaagataatattatagtaaccaCTTAGTAATGTGTAGACTTGTAGAGCATGTCATAAcagtttgaaaaattattttacagatCAAAAAATGGCGTAAATCCTATCGGTATCTACTGAACAAGTGCAAATCTAACAATCCGGGAGATGACGTCGGGACTGGAGAATGCCTAGTAGACTATGTAAGGATTTTTATACACATaggttttgttatatttttattaatccgTACGCACACGTTTTGATGCGTGGTTAATTTCCTGACACAGCGAATAGAAGAGAAAAAAGTGGAAGGTTCTATATTCcgctgtggatttttttatcacataaattagcaactataattattattacaattacgGGTTAAAGCTTCTACTCGTATTACcaacttcatattttttttcaggtaAAAAGAGACAACTACCACGTTACCTTCCAAAGACTTATCCTTTTAAAACTGGAAGCCATGTCAGATCTGTTCAAAGAGATGAGGGATTCCCTGTTTAAGTTGGAAGAGTGTCTGAAGGGTACTCTGTCACATTATTTGGACAGAGTACGTGGTATAACGGGCAACCTAAATCAATGttacagtataaaaaataaagattcttggataagctactttttattttcaattaatattGTTGTTACTGAAGTTAGGGAAAAGAGACATTTCTTACTTATTACTCTTGTATTTGAATGTCTGCTAAATACTGGTATGTAATATGCCATCCATCATAGCCCATCCCAAACGTGTAGATACGCTCGGGATGGACTACGAATTACGatggacaataataataatagcctttTTATTCTGACTTCGAGCTATAGAATGTCTCGAAGGTCAGTGTGCCTCTCAGCGCGGCATATGCTTCCTCCAGCCTTTTCCACTCAGTTCTGTCTAGTGCTACTCTTCTCCAATGGtgttttgaactaagataagtaaaaaaataggatgttggtgcgatctcggcaacgcggcaaatgtatggtcaagatCGTCTTtactcaggggatggccttaacatACTTGCCGCGTCGGGTAGCGCCGTAGCGGCAGCAGCATTCTCGCGCTGGTACTTCCCTGCCCAACAGAGCTGAGTGTAAATGTCGCATAAGAAAAGGATATCGGCTACGAACGTCCAAAGCTCAAGGCTTCTCAACAAAAGCAATCAAGATTAAATTGATTATTGTCCAAAATGTCCCAACGTGTAGAGGATCCTTAAACCAACAATAAAACGATTCGTACACATtcgaattatttaatacttcgatgttataaaagtacaaaaattatatacaaattaatCTAATGATTTAGGCatggcatttaaaatattaatataatgagGAAATATTAAATAGATTTATTTTGTACAAAGACACACATGGCTTTATATAAGTAATAGGTATTTTGTAAATGCTTACTTCAAAAACTCTAGTATGAAAGTCTTTCATTTCAAAATATGAACATAGACAATTTATCATGTACTTACACAAACCTTCCTATGTTTATAATTCGTcagatataaaattatttagggCTGATTTCTTAATCATcggatagtttttatttcgcGATTTGTGTTTATGACAAAATAACAAACAGCTACACTCACAGAGATTGgttgttattattaaatttaattaattcttaTTTATACTTCCTTTCTGTAAAAATTAAAGGTAagttagttaattattattgtctcgGAATGcggcagattttttttttattcctctGGTGAAATTTATCTTACGGTTGAAAAATCAGCCCTCATAGCAATATACTTATTCAAaagcttataaataataatatctcccaaattgaataattaatacttatGCAGCAATCTAAATGGAATGTATaatgtctaaaaataatatctacggATATGTTACTcttggtaaaaaaaaatacaatattcagAACAAATGCATCGATTACCAATAacttgtataattttttattgtctAATTTGTACAATAGAAGTAAAGTTTAAACTTTCTAAGGGTTCGCAAAAGTTGTTTACTCATGATTAATTTAAAATGAGAGTTAATAATGACTTatttaggcccacttgcgcagaAGTGGGTAACCATTAACTCTGGACTAAAAATCCAGTAATCCAGCAAAAGTTAacatgatataaaatatataatatcatgttaaCTTTTGCATAATGCGACTAAAACGACAGAGGTAAAATGACAATCAATCCAGAGTTAATGTTAACTCGGAACGGGCAAATCGACCCccataatatatcatattagTTAAATaccgtattaaaataatatcaaaatacacAGAGAAATGACAAGGTAACTTGCTTAGAAAACTTTTTTACCCTAAATTAAAGTAACACTTACTCTTAGCAATTAGTGTCAAAATCTTGGGATCCTGAGGTCCTTTAGGCCTCGCAAGTCGAATACGAGGCCTCCAAGACCTCTATCTTTAATAGGAGATCGCACTGGCTCCTAATAAGACAtttaagttataatttaattGCTTAATAGTTATCATAATATCAAGACACTTTAGGCAATTTAAAGCGAAAAGGCACAATCTATGACTTGAATACCTTTTTCCTTTCATTATCGTGGTCGAATTTTCTCAGTACACTGCTAACTTACCTATAGgctatacctacataaactttTAAGGAGATTCGTTTCAATGCGAGTACTGACTACAACTACTCCTGTAgttactatatttattatttactatttacctgaGCCGTAAAGGTAATGgtgaaatattattaattcacaAAGGTAAAAATTGTGATATTATATTGTGATTTCATTACAAAAGGTACCATAATAGATATATTTAATCTTTTACCTTGCTCTACCTAGTGCTCTTCTCATCTTCGTTGTTTTTGACTAAAAATCACTTGTATCACTCACGTAAACAGTCTTTCATATTCTTAGCTCTATTTACACACACATAAGGTTCAATTTCCACTATCATAGCGGACCTAGCCCTGCGGACGGCCGCGGGGGTGGCTCCGGTGTGTCGGGTGTTGGGGGCTTGAATGTGCtaccctaaaaataaataatacaaatttcagtacaaaacattaaaaacataactaaaaacaaataaatatattagttAATTCAAAATTCAATTACTCCACCATAGGATACAAGCAGCTCATAACTCTTAAAACTCTAGGCGAAAGTGGAAGTCCCAATTGCATAGAACATTCTTATTATGTTCAATACCATTCGTGGTTCTTTCTCATCCGTTTTTGCATATTTGAAAGGCAGCATTAGTGTGGTTTTTGACATTAAAGATGCTGTCTAGACTGTATAATATTACCTGGAAGCCGAGCGCGGCCTCTAGCGCGGAGGGCTCCCGTTCCCGCAGCGAGCCGTACTCGGTGCCGCGGCCCGCGATCGTCGCGTACGTGTTGTCTGGTACCAGCTGTAACATACAATATGCAGgggttaagagctcacctgactctaaaaatcaaacatcgtccttctctcttcacactcacgcccgtctttcatatgccaggtgaaaaggacggcgcggaatcatcgccgagttagttttacttgaataaaagacgaactataatgattatgaaaaaagtgttttgagcaaatttaggttttatctatacctttatagatattaaaatatattaaagaaaagacagcaaacttcgaagatccaagcaaaaatgtgtttaaaacaaggttttttgtaaaaaagaaactatcgagcattttttgagtaatcgtgttttcgtcttgagcatttaatcttcaagaactgaagttacttgtgtcaaaaaatcagttttctagactttacagattttgagatctaggttaaagtatatttatttcgAATCAAACtgacatttaatattatattgtttttaataactaCTTAGCACTGCTGTCTAGTCATGTAACTACAGTGGTGTACTGACAAGTAACCAGTAGGCAGTGTAAGGATGTAGATCCTCCGATCGgagtggggggtgttaggtttattttcgttacgtaattttttgatttggtcgccgcgctcaaagcccacgACAAAAGCTATGCAATGGCTTAAAATATGACGATACTCGAGTGACGAGTACTTGTCATCAGAAACATGACTGCACTGTATATAAGGATtggtccacatttgtatcatttgcgcgatcagatctccgtcgcgtattATCCAAGCGTATCAAAATGATACGCGTTTCATGATATGCACCGATCGCTATTAACCGCGTATGatacgtgtcgtatcaaatacGCGCATGATCGGCAGAATTATCCAATAGGCGTCCACACTATGATACGCACACTTGATACGGCGCGAtgatcgcgacggagatctgattggagatctgatcgcgcaaatgatacaaatgtggacgcaccttTAGACCACTttgtaaatacttttataaagtGTATAAAGACGCCCAGTACTAGGTAGACATTTTATGAATGTGCtcataaaattataagttttttCTTACCTGCGGCTGATCAGAATTCTGCTCGTTCTGATCTCCGAAGACGTTCATGGTAAGTTCCTGCTCTTCATACGGCCGGAGTTTGGTCTCCAGCCAGAGAGGATTCTCTGTCGTACTCAGTTCCTCCAATATTCTTCTTCTGGCTAAGCTGTCGCCTTTACTTGACTGAAGTGATGGTGGTGGTATAACCCTAACATTTTAAAGTgatgtcaataaaaaaaaaatgggataTAGTAATAGCGTGAAATAGAGGCCATACTGAAACGAGACGAAGCTAGTTGCGATGCATATAAaagcaatacaatatttaaatatcaagGATAGTCAAGTATTAGCTCTATTTTTGTCTGCGTACACTTAGAAGCATTGCTGTGTCATTgaatttaaatagaattctcaTTTTAATTTCAACAAAGTTGACGAATGACGATGTAAGTACTACTCGTATCAGGGTagtcgattcctaggcagatggaggacctgagtaatttggtcgggttacgtcaaacccagccgatcggcgatcacaattcacagctaacattgaattgacaatcCGTCCAAAtgtcgtaggtccgtcaactgcctaggaatcaatttcttcgatggtattaTACTAACCAATGCTTGAGACAAGCGCAGACCACAACAAATGTGACGATTCCAGTAAAGAGCACTATCAACAGTGCTATAAGCGCCGCCAGCGCTGGATCGAAGCTGTCAGCGGCTTTTGAAGACGTGCTGGCTGCGATAAGAGTCTCCACTCCGTACTGCTGGTACACGTCCTTGAGATCGTCGTACTTGGAGTCTATGGTCTGAAGAACTTTGTCTACGGATAGAACCTGATAAGTCACAGGGTCTACCGCGTGCATGTGGATCTCACACCTGGAAAAAATAGTGAATAAGAGATAGTACACAAGGAGGTAGCTTTAAATTGCATCTTTATCTCCCTtagggccaattcacaccggatcggcagcggccggcagcggcgcgaagaggcgcggcgaggccggcagcggcgcggcgaggcgtggcgaggccggcagaggcggctcgcgtcgccgcgggcGGTCGCTTGTGGACGCTCGAGGCCGCTTGTGGACGCTCGCagccgctggcggccgcgcgctaccttcagagcgccgcacagtggatcgaaaatcgagtttcatagacataggaacttgaatttccagatgtctttttttgggcttaaatatgttttcctagttgttattacataagaaaatgtaaaaagactcatctacgtgtaataaggaagtaatattttttttaagaaattttagtatggagccgacatgaaaaatgagcataatatctctggaatcgcatggttggccgttatatcctcacactattatagtactaattattactcacatttttttggcatattttgtattacggcaccatttgtacttcattttggttaattaaaatctgtccattggtactttattttggttaattaaaaacttaattcaaatagaaagaagaaagaaattattatggtgatataatgtatcaaccctctctttttgcagtgtccccagtaacaatttaaaacttccaactgaattaaattaaattgtctggaactattgacatattctattgtttttttgttaaatgatccgtgttctttactttcataaaaaaattgtaactcccttattattacacgtagctgcgtttttttacattttaagtaataacaactaggagaccatatttcagcccaaaaaaatgacatctggaaattcaagttcttatgtctatgatactcgattttcgatccactgtgcaccgcgcgtccgtcggcggaaagtgctcgcggcacctcgcgacgcctcgaggcgcctcgcgACGACGCGCGCGGTCTTTggaagccgcgagcactttccgccgacggtcgCGCTACCGCgcgcggccgcccgcggcgcctcgagcacttttgaagttttcaagcgatactagtagttataagtacgtaaatacagtttaaaattatttcacactaaaagtgctcttcgcgccgctgccggccgctgctgatccggtgtgaattgggccttATAGTCCCCTACattaaaatttcatgaaaatactTGTAGGCGTTGCCGCTGGCCGCGAACAGcgacagattattattattaacaacgaAGCGGACATGGTAATCATATTGATGTGTGTCATGTGTGTGAGTGAAAAATCTCACCAGTCATCATATCTGGTGTCATGGTGCACCAATGGCAGCGTGCGTGCGGGTACCAACAGCGCGCCGGCTGCGTCGCCGAGCCGTCGTCGTATTATGTCTGTCTCACTCGCACCCGCGTCGCCGAACTTCTGACGTGAATTTGTCTCGCTCGCACCCGCAGCGCAGCTCCGGGACACCACCATGCGGATGAGCGATGCGTGTTCCACTATCCATAACTAAAaatacaatgagtttctaaaatactagagtagcaatgtcttacaaaagattctcagaaatgcgtaaccacttttttgttcaaaagacaatgtcaagtcatatattcgttatgtcattatgtatgtgagatatgcctgtatgcctgcaggcatcttcgaagtggcaacgcgttgctaccgtaaacttccaatctagttacgttagtaacatagaataataaaaataatatgtaagtaacaaaaaatagcagcttcataattattaagtttctAGCGACAGTTTAAAAACAGTAATTGTAGGCTGTAGTATATGTATTACTTtatgggttgattcagaccgcaacgtagatttgacagatttcaattgcgtcagacgtcttgcgaatctgtcaaatccatactaatttagaaatgcatctacgcgtcgcgttgcggtctgaattgaccctatggCTATAGGTAAATTAACTTACGTATAACATGGCGGTCGCGCTGCGGTGGGGCGGGGCCTGCTCGTGCACACGTATCTCCAACGCGAAGCGGTCGCGAGCGTATTCTGCGAGCGGCGTCGCCGATGATACCACTCCTGTGGACAAAAACGTTTAAACACTTCATTATAAGGTAACTTTTGATATATGTtactcatcttggcgggggcactcccgtgcccctaGATTGTTGTGACAAATTCAATATTCTAATGACGACGGCCGCAAGATTTTGCCgtaggtaggtacataaaaatattggAATTAAGACTTACCATCTTGGCTGATATTGAAAGGTGAGGGAACGATGCTTCCAGAAGACTTCGAATCTCCGAACTTGTAAAGGTTCGAAGCAGCTATCATGTAGATGAGGGTGCCGTTCTCATCTAAATCAGGGTCTTCAGCCATTATTGTTATGATTGGTTCGTTAACACGAGCAGTATGTTTCACACCTGAGAATAAATTATGAAGACtcaataaaactaaatattttaaaggaatCATaaccgcaccgctgtgccggtcggtgcgGCATTTCCAGACTTCGgtgctttttttatgaaataagggggcaaacgaacaaacgggtcacctgatggaaagcaacttccgtcgcccatggacacacgcaacgtcagaagagctgcaggtgcgttgccgggcttttaagagggaataggattacagggtaggggaggtaaggaagggaatagggaagggaagggtagagaATTGAACTatttcttaattaaataaaagtattttttttttaatatctaaagatatattttttataacttaaataaaaaaaaatgtccttcCACCTTTGCTCTTTGACAGTTGCCTTTGTCAACTTTTAAAAAGTATACCGGCTCGAGGGTATAAAAACCCTCCAGCTCGGTACATAATCCTTttttattcccttttaaaaggtcCCCAGTTTAGGGGTGCTCTATCCTGGCTGCTCTATCCCGGCTGCTCTGTCCCGGACAACTGTGCTACTTTACGGCCGGACATCTGCTCTTCCCTGGCTGCTCTATTCCGGCTGCTACTTCCCTGTCCGGACCACTGCTATCTTGCAGCAGAGTTTGGTCGCCTGGAGCCGACCACGTGCTGTTCATGCCGTCTGATTGACGCACCTACCACACACTGAACTAGCTGCCACCGACGGGGTCCCGAACATCTCGGCACCAACAGCTGGCCGTCGACCCTGCGCCTGTCTGGAAGCTCACGGAGACCTGAGGAGCTGGAGTCCCCCAAGTCGCTGTCTGATCCCAAGATAAGTGTAGTGTCCCTACCCGTGAATTAAAAAAACTGCGAAATAGACTGAGGCTAGGCTTCGTACCCGCGTTACCCGCTCTCCGACTGACTAGGTTTCTCTTCtctcttctttttttttgttctaaataaagttaaattgtttattaattcTCTTTTTTATTTCCCTGCTCCGGACCAGGCGAAAGTGtctgtttcacgcctgttttctgtgagccggTTATTTATCCCATGGCCCATTCGAGCCAAATCgtgcatggctctaccacgtaaaaaaatGCGACTAGACaaatgcgaattataattgcttatgt containing:
- the LOC121740521 gene encoding uncharacterized protein LOC121740521, producing MARARAGSFIFVALFLRVSAQFEPYDTSTPEDTASLLQMYANHINSSLELDKSDRRIMKSWATDFQVQQINVTTHYRLQMMRHKEHSYYWINGSAKWHECIKIHRKDIQHSEQNYYIAESHCLKSTNANEGKKRHAVYQVEKEIKKWRKSYRYLLNKCKSNNPGDDVGTGECLVDYVKRDNYHVTFQRLILLKLEAMSDLFKEMRDSLFKLEECLKGTLSHYLDRVRGITGNLNQCYSIKNKDSWISYFLFSINIVVTEVREKRHFLLITLVFECLLNTGM